One window from the genome of Archaeoglobus neptunius encodes:
- a CDS encoding NAD(P)/FAD-dependent oxidoreductase — translation MIQIFGAGIAGSYLYHLLSKNGFDVKIYDRRREPDCRCAWGTVYSEAKRFYSEIDLDLDEYVLLKPDYVVANGLWMKNRDIVIFDKKKLLSDLWVEMSVEGKPEVIVDATGVSRAFLPPVENDRVLPTFQCIEKHDAEENIYIWMEKTGYAWAFPLGDGRWHIGAGNVEKERIPEFIGRLREKFGFAKEDSICQCSAKIRMLQPSKCRPFISANVVGVGEAIGCVSGAGEGNVPALASAKILYDCLNEESLSEYEERILRDLDWVEMEQSFVDALLRGSYLTAIRLLPRIIARENRRTVHHTVADFIKLIGL, via the coding sequence ATGATTCAGATTTTCGGTGCCGGGATCGCCGGAAGTTATCTTTACCATCTTTTATCAAAAAACGGATTTGATGTGAAAATTTACGACAGAAGAAGGGAGCCTGACTGCAGATGTGCCTGGGGAACAGTTTACAGCGAGGCAAAAAGGTTTTACTCTGAAATTGATCTGGATTTAGATGAATATGTTCTGTTAAAGCCGGATTACGTTGTGGCCAATGGGCTGTGGATGAAAAACAGAGATATCGTTATCTTCGACAAGAAAAAACTTCTGTCTGACCTGTGGGTGGAGATGAGTGTTGAGGGCAAACCGGAAGTGATTGTTGATGCGACGGGTGTTTCAAGGGCCTTCCTGCCTCCGGTGGAGAACGACAGGGTACTCCCCACGTTTCAGTGCATTGAAAAGCATGATGCGGAGGAGAACATCTACATCTGGATGGAAAAAACTGGTTATGCGTGGGCGTTTCCACTTGGGGACGGCAGATGGCATATCGGTGCTGGAAATGTCGAAAAAGAAAGGATACCTGAATTTATAGGAAGACTCAGGGAGAAATTTGGTTTTGCAAAAGAAGACAGTATTTGCCAGTGTTCAGCAAAAATCAGAATGCTTCAACCGTCAAAATGCAGGCCTTTCATAAGCGCTAACGTCGTTGGAGTTGGCGAGGCGATAGGTTGCGTCAGCGGTGCCGGGGAGGGGAATGTCCCCGCTCTGGCATCGGCAAAGATTCTCTACGACTGCTTGAACGAAGAAAGTCTTTCAGAGTACGAGGAGAGAATCCTCAGGGATCTCGACTGGGTTGAGATGGAGCAGAGTTTCGTTGATGCACTGCTCAGGGGAAGTTATCTTACAGCAATCAGACTTCTCCCCAGGATAATAGCGAGAGAAAACAGGAGAACTGTCCATCACACGGTAGCCGACTTTATAAAGCTGATAGGTTTGTAA
- the icd gene encoding isocitrate dehydrogenase (NADP(+)), translating to MQYEKVKPPENGEKIRYENGRLIVPDNPIIPYFEGDGTGKDVVPAALKVLDAAADKIGKEVVWFQIYAGEDAYKIYGNHLPEDTLNAIREYRVALKGPLTTPVGGGYRSLNVTIRQILDLYANVRPVYYLKGVPSPIKHPEKVNFIIFRENTEDVYAGIEWPKGSEEALKIIRFINSEFGVNIREDSGIGIKPISEFATKRLVRMAIRYAIENNRKSVTLVHKGNIMKYTEGAFRDWGYEVAREEFGEYCITESELWDEYGGEQPEGKIVVKDRIADNMFQQILTRTDEYDVIALPNLNGDYLSDAAAALIGGLGIAPGSNIGDGIGVFEPVHGSAPKYAGQNKVNPTAEILTGALMFEYIGWKDASEMIKKAVEMTISSGIVTYDIHRHMGGTKVGTREFAEAVVENLHSL from the coding sequence ATGCAGTATGAAAAGGTCAAACCTCCAGAGAACGGGGAGAAAATCAGATACGAAAACGGAAGGCTCATTGTGCCGGACAATCCCATTATTCCGTACTTTGAGGGTGATGGTACAGGGAAAGACGTTGTTCCTGCGGCGTTAAAGGTTCTTGATGCGGCGGCAGATAAAATTGGAAAGGAGGTTGTCTGGTTTCAGATTTACGCTGGAGAAGATGCTTACAAGATTTACGGTAACCATCTGCCGGAAGATACTCTTAATGCCATCAGAGAATACAGGGTTGCTCTCAAAGGCCCGCTCACGACTCCTGTTGGAGGTGGTTACAGAAGTCTGAACGTTACGATCAGACAGATTCTTGACCTCTATGCAAACGTAAGGCCGGTGTACTATCTCAAAGGAGTCCCGAGTCCGATCAAGCATCCGGAAAAGGTCAACTTCATTATATTCAGGGAAAACACTGAGGATGTTTATGCAGGAATAGAGTGGCCAAAAGGGAGTGAGGAGGCGCTGAAGATAATCAGGTTCATTAATTCAGAGTTCGGAGTTAATATTCGCGAGGATTCCGGCATTGGGATAAAACCGATAAGTGAATTCGCCACAAAAAGGCTGGTAAGAATGGCAATAAGATATGCGATTGAAAACAATCGAAAGAGTGTTACCCTTGTGCATAAGGGAAACATAATGAAGTACACGGAGGGAGCGTTCAGAGACTGGGGGTATGAGGTTGCCAGGGAGGAATTTGGCGAGTACTGCATAACCGAAAGCGAGCTGTGGGATGAATATGGTGGAGAGCAGCCTGAAGGAAAGATTGTTGTGAAGGATAGAATTGCAGACAACATGTTCCAGCAAATTCTCACGAGAACGGACGAATACGACGTTATTGCCCTGCCGAACCTGAACGGTGACTACCTCAGCGATGCAGCCGCAGCGCTCATAGGTGGGCTTGGAATTGCTCCCGGATCCAATATCGGAGATGGCATCGGTGTTTTCGAACCTGTTCATGGCTCGGCACCTAAATATGCCGGACAGAACAAGGTGAATCCCACCGCCGAAATTCTCACGGGAGCACTGATGTTTGAGTACATAGGCTGGAAGGATGCAAGCGAGATGATAAAGAAGGCAGTTGAGATGACCATAAGCAGCGGAATTGTTACTTATGACATACACCGCCACATGGGGGGCACGAAGGTTGGAACGAGAGAGTTTGCAGAAGCGGTGGTTGAAAACCTCCACTCGCTATGA
- a CDS encoding nucleoside recognition domain-containing protein, producing MIEEALRSTTFFLARTLPVVAVAIYAVSYSIKRGYLERLSQLIRPRLGRLGLSEIAAVSFAVCFVSPTASYSVLSQAWREKKLDEKEIIAISFLNSFPSVFSHLYTFFVPFVIPVLGFAGVVYTLTRFGVAFIKSMVGLLLSRKWKNGRMDAEVDFKPISPHQNIFRIALIMAVTYFAVVLASQGGVFDKIVSLLSFLPISPRVLAIAGVEFFNVRSAVVLAAGFMDAGLNWRWAVIGLILGNVISFSARAVKHSLPMHVSLFGRFGVKIVLFNSAATLILDVLFILLLLRM from the coding sequence ATGATAGAAGAAGCGTTACGCTCAACCACGTTTTTTCTTGCCAGAACTCTGCCTGTTGTTGCGGTTGCGATTTATGCGGTTTCGTATTCAATAAAAAGGGGATATCTTGAAAGGCTCTCGCAGTTGATAAGACCGCGTCTGGGACGGCTGGGTTTAAGTGAGATTGCTGCAGTAAGCTTTGCCGTCTGCTTCGTAAGTCCAACTGCCAGTTACTCTGTCCTCTCTCAGGCCTGGAGGGAAAAAAAGTTGGATGAGAAGGAGATTATTGCGATATCCTTCTTGAATTCTTTCCCCAGTGTGTTCAGCCATCTGTATACCTTCTTCGTTCCGTTTGTTATACCCGTCCTGGGTTTTGCAGGTGTTGTGTACACCCTCACGAGATTTGGTGTGGCGTTTATCAAGTCGATGGTGGGTTTGTTGCTATCCAGAAAGTGGAAAAATGGCAGAATGGATGCTGAAGTTGATTTCAAGCCGATCTCACCGCACCAGAACATCTTCAGAATTGCCCTGATAATGGCTGTAACGTACTTTGCTGTTGTTCTGGCGAGTCAGGGAGGGGTCTTCGATAAAATTGTCAGTTTACTATCATTTTTGCCCATAAGCCCCAGAGTTCTTGCCATAGCAGGGGTGGAGTTTTTCAACGTAAGATCCGCTGTTGTACTTGCTGCAGGGTTCATGGATGCGGGGTTGAACTGGAGATGGGCGGTTATTGGTCTGATACTTGGTAATGTCATCAGCTTCTCGGCTAGGGCCGTTAAACACTCACTGCCAATGCATGTTTCACTATTCGGCAGATTCGGCGTTAAAATCGTGCTGTTTAACTCTGCTGCGACCCTGATACTGGACGTGCTTTTTATACTGCTTCTGCTGCGGATGTAA
- the udg gene encoding type-4 uracil-DNA glycosylase — MENLEQIAEEIRTCRRCDLYRVKTNYVPGSGSEKAEVVFVGEAPGREEDLKGEPFVGNAGKLLNEMLSKIGLTRNDVFICNVLKCRPPNNRDPAPEEVEACGRYLERQLEVIRPKIIVCLGRFAANYIFNLFGLEFTSISKVKGKVFEAEAWGGKVKIVPIYHPAAVLYRPQLKKEYEENFRVVGKLLEKKQPTLFDYL; from the coding sequence ATGGAAAACCTGGAGCAGATTGCTGAGGAAATCAGAACCTGCAGGAGGTGCGATCTTTACAGGGTGAAGACAAACTACGTTCCCGGTTCCGGAAGTGAGAAGGCGGAAGTCGTGTTTGTTGGAGAAGCGCCGGGAAGGGAAGAAGACCTGAAGGGGGAGCCATTTGTTGGAAATGCCGGAAAACTCCTGAACGAAATGCTCTCTAAAATTGGTCTTACAAGGAACGACGTCTTCATCTGCAACGTCCTGAAATGCAGACCTCCGAACAACAGGGATCCGGCACCAGAAGAGGTTGAAGCCTGTGGCAGATATCTTGAAAGACAGCTTGAAGTGATAAGGCCAAAAATAATAGTCTGTCTGGGCAGATTCGCAGCAAACTACATTTTCAATCTCTTTGGGCTTGAATTTACTTCAATCTCCAAGGTAAAGGGGAAGGTTTTTGAGGCAGAAGCATGGGGAGGCAAGGTCAAGATAGTTCCGATATATCACCCTGCAGCGGTTCTCTACAGGCCACAGCTAAAAAAGGAGTATGAGGAAAATTTCAGAGTGGTGGGTAAGTTGCTGGAAAAAAAGCAGCCAACTCTTTTTGACTATCTATGA
- a CDS encoding TIGR00304 family membrane protein, whose product MNPFKIFAGLTIVMLGVSLLALSSADHNAEYGGVVIIGPFPIVFSSSPDIATFMILLAIFLVILPLIWRW is encoded by the coding sequence ATGAATCCATTCAAAATATTTGCGGGACTGACGATTGTCATGCTCGGAGTTTCTTTGCTGGCCCTGAGCTCGGCAGATCACAATGCAGAATATGGGGGGGTTGTTATAATCGGCCCATTTCCGATTGTTTTCTCGTCCAGCCCTGATATCGCAACGTTCATGATTTTGCTTGCAATTTTTCTGGTAATCCTGCCGTTAATCTGGAGGTGGTAG
- a CDS encoding TIGR00304 family membrane protein: MIKLLAVTIILLGLYLIVSGLKERIEFEDVKEEYEAEEFDDKERRTKREVKGGGVILIGPIPIVFGDSKYATLSLILAIILMVISILFILLIGT, from the coding sequence ATGATTAAGCTGCTCGCCGTAACCATTATACTGCTGGGTCTTTACCTTATCGTATCCGGGTTAAAAGAAAGAATTGAATTTGAAGATGTTAAAGAAGAATACGAAGCGGAGGAATTCGACGATAAAGAACGGAGAACCAAAAGAGAGGTTAAAGGTGGCGGAGTTATACTGATCGGCCCAATTCCGATAGTTTTTGGTGACAGCAAATACGCCACCCTTTCTTTAATTCTCGCCATTATCCTGATGGTGATATCAATCCTATTCATTCTTTTAATTGGCACCTGA
- the acs gene encoding acetate--CoA ligase encodes MPDLEALLKEERVFHPPKELVENSNIKRFMDRLGIKDEDELRKRALEDPEWFWSEMAKEVGIEWFEEPKKVLEWDPPYAKWFVGAKYNIVHDALDKQARLRKNKVAYIWEGEDGSVRKITYGELYWEVNRLANALKELGVKKGDRVAIYMPMIPELPIAMLASAKIGAIHTDVFSGFSPMALQDRVNDAEAKVLITADGFYRRGSIIHLKEDADEAIEAAKSVESVIVVRRIGLDVPMQDGRDHWYDDIVRGQPRECKTEQMDANDALFILYTSGTTGRPKGVIHAHAGYAVGVSATLKFVFDIKEDDVYWCTADIGWITGHSYIVYAPLILGATSVIYCGAPDYPKPDRWWEMIEKYGVTVFYTAPTAIRTFMRLGEEWVERHDLSSLRLLGSVGEPINPEAWFWYYKYIGKERCPIMDTWWQTETGHFIITPLPTTPLKPGSATKPFPGIDVDVFDEEGNSLSKKNIGGYLVIKRPWPGILIGLWKNPDRYIKTYWEKFRDVYLAGDAARVDEDGYFWIQGRLDDVLNVSGHRIGNSEVESALVSHPAVSEAAVVGRPHEVKGEAIVAFVVLRKGYRPSEELKEGLREHVAREIGKIARPDEIYFVPDLPKTRSGKIMRRLVRAKITKDRIGDTSTLMNPEALVLVEKALEGEG; translated from the coding sequence ATGCCAGATCTTGAGGCTTTACTCAAAGAGGAGAGAGTTTTCCATCCTCCCAAGGAGCTTGTAGAGAACTCGAACATCAAGCGATTCATGGACAGACTCGGGATCAAGGATGAGGATGAGCTCAGAAAGAGAGCTCTTGAGGATCCCGAGTGGTTCTGGAGTGAGATGGCGAAGGAAGTGGGTATAGAGTGGTTCGAAGAACCGAAAAAGGTTCTCGAATGGGATCCACCCTATGCAAAGTGGTTTGTTGGTGCGAAGTACAACATCGTTCACGATGCTCTGGACAAGCAGGCGAGGTTGAGAAAGAACAAGGTTGCATACATATGGGAAGGTGAGGATGGAAGTGTCAGGAAGATTACATACGGTGAGCTGTACTGGGAGGTAAACAGACTTGCCAACGCCCTGAAAGAGCTCGGAGTAAAGAAGGGGGACCGGGTTGCAATATATATGCCAATGATCCCCGAGCTGCCCATCGCAATGCTCGCTAGTGCCAAGATAGGTGCGATCCACACAGATGTCTTCTCCGGATTCAGCCCGATGGCGCTGCAGGACAGGGTTAACGATGCAGAAGCAAAAGTTCTGATAACGGCTGACGGTTTTTACAGACGGGGCAGTATCATTCATCTTAAAGAGGATGCAGATGAGGCCATAGAAGCGGCAAAAAGTGTGGAAAGCGTGATTGTGGTCAGGAGAATTGGACTCGACGTTCCTATGCAGGATGGCAGAGACCACTGGTATGACGACATCGTAAGAGGTCAGCCAAGAGAATGCAAGACAGAGCAGATGGACGCAAATGATGCACTTTTCATCCTGTACACATCGGGAACAACGGGGAGGCCAAAGGGTGTCATCCACGCCCATGCGGGCTACGCCGTGGGTGTTTCTGCTACACTGAAGTTCGTGTTTGATATAAAGGAGGATGACGTCTACTGGTGTACCGCAGACATAGGGTGGATTACGGGGCACAGCTACATAGTTTATGCACCGCTCATTCTTGGTGCCACATCGGTAATATACTGCGGAGCTCCTGACTACCCCAAACCGGACAGATGGTGGGAGATGATCGAAAAATATGGTGTAACCGTGTTCTACACTGCCCCAACAGCTATAAGGACGTTCATGCGCCTCGGCGAGGAGTGGGTGGAGAGACACGACCTTAGCAGTTTACGCCTGCTTGGCAGCGTTGGTGAACCAATAAATCCAGAGGCATGGTTCTGGTACTACAAGTACATCGGAAAGGAAAGATGTCCGATCATGGACACATGGTGGCAGACGGAGACAGGGCATTTCATAATTACTCCACTGCCAACAACACCGCTCAAGCCCGGATCGGCCACAAAGCCATTTCCGGGGATAGATGTGGATGTGTTCGACGAAGAGGGCAATTCCCTCAGCAAAAAGAACATTGGTGGTTATCTTGTCATAAAAAGGCCCTGGCCGGGAATTCTGATAGGTCTGTGGAAAAATCCTGATAGATACATTAAAACATACTGGGAGAAGTTCAGGGATGTGTACCTTGCCGGGGATGCAGCGAGAGTTGATGAGGACGGCTATTTCTGGATTCAGGGCAGGCTTGATGACGTGCTCAACGTTTCGGGACACAGAATAGGTAACAGCGAGGTTGAATCCGCTTTAGTCAGTCATCCGGCTGTGAGTGAGGCTGCTGTTGTGGGGAGGCCGCATGAGGTTAAGGGTGAGGCGATAGTTGCCTTTGTCGTGCTCAGAAAAGGTTACAGGCCTTCTGAAGAACTGAAAGAAGGACTCAGAGAGCACGTTGCCAGGGAGATAGGAAAAATCGCCAGGCCGGATGAGATCTACTTTGTCCCGGATCTGCCGAAAACCAGAAGTGGAAAGATAATGAGGAGACTCGTCAGAGCGAAAATTACAAAAGACCGTATCGGCGATACCTCCACCCTAATGAATCCTGAAGCGCTTGTGCTTGTTGAGAAGGCTCTGGAGGGTGAAGGTTAA
- the tatA gene encoding twin-arginine translocase TatA/TatE family subunit, whose protein sequence is MNVVYMQLLPGGQEWLLILLLIFVLFGASKLPEVARSLGKSMGEFKKAQREAELELRQFERELIEGRYTQSEKRRKLEKIARDLGIDPEGKSDEELLDEINKALPKTEKAEP, encoded by the coding sequence ATGAACGTCGTGTATATGCAACTATTGCCCGGAGGGCAAGAGTGGCTTCTCATACTACTGCTGATATTTGTGCTATTCGGGGCAAGTAAACTGCCAGAAGTCGCCAGAAGTCTTGGTAAAAGTATGGGAGAATTCAAGAAAGCACAGAGAGAGGCAGAACTTGAACTCAGGCAGTTTGAAAGAGAACTTATAGAGGGCAGATACACCCAGAGTGAAAAAAGAAGGAAACTTGAAAAGATCGCAAGAGATCTCGGTATAGACCCTGAAGGAAAAAGCGATGAAGAACTCCTGGACGAGATAAACAAGGCGTTACCAAAAACCGAGAAAGCAGAACCATAA
- a CDS encoding 2-oxoacid:acceptor oxidoreductase family protein, whose translation MLKEVTIFSRGGQGGVTAARILATAAMLEGYYSQAMPQFGPERRGAVVKAYLRISDFPIRRRSPVESPDTIAIFDRKIDVPDEAKIFVINSPDPPEVSGKVYYLNASRIAEKYGLINAGWTIVSPVMCGAMAKALEIGIHALKEAIIMEIGDKAEKSTEAAEEAYRVVRWT comes from the coding sequence ATGCTAAAAGAGGTCACAATATTTAGCAGAGGGGGACAGGGAGGTGTTACGGCTGCGAGGATTCTAGCAACTGCTGCAATGCTTGAAGGGTACTACAGCCAAGCTATGCCGCAGTTCGGTCCTGAGAGAAGGGGAGCTGTCGTCAAGGCGTATCTGCGAATTTCGGACTTTCCCATAAGACGGAGGTCTCCTGTTGAGAGTCCGGACACCATCGCTATCTTCGACAGAAAAATTGATGTCCCAGACGAGGCCAAAATTTTTGTAATAAACTCCCCCGATCCTCCCGAAGTCTCTGGAAAAGTCTACTATCTTAATGCCTCCCGGATAGCTGAAAAGTACGGGTTGATTAACGCAGGCTGGACGATCGTCAGCCCTGTCATGTGCGGTGCAATGGCAAAAGCTCTGGAGATCGGCATTCATGCCCTAAAAGAAGCGATAATAATGGAGATAGGTGATAAAGCTGAAAAAAGCACTGAAGCTGCCGAAGAAGCATACAGGGTGGTTCGATGGACCTGA
- a CDS encoding 4Fe-4S binding protein produces MDLSPLIAKPTYGSAGETGRWRNYRPVINTELCIKCGECMMYCPEGVISKNLIINYTYCKGCGVCREVCIQKAIVMMPE; encoded by the coding sequence ATGGACCTGAGCCCGTTGATAGCCAAACCCACCTACGGCTCTGCGGGAGAAACAGGCAGATGGAGAAATTACAGACCGGTCATCAACACTGAACTCTGCATAAAATGCGGTGAGTGTATGATGTACTGTCCAGAGGGTGTCATTTCGAAAAATTTGATTATAAATTACACCTACTGCAAGGGGTGTGGAGTTTGCAGGGAAGTTTGCATTCAGAAGGCAATAGTAATGATGCCGGAGTGA
- a CDS encoding pyruvate ferredoxin oxidoreductase, whose translation MKKLLTSNEAIAEAVRIASPDIIAAYPITPQSPIVEKLAEMVDSGVLDSTFVRVESEHSAMAVIHGAATAGARVFTATSSHGLAYMFEMCWWIAGSRLPAVMAIATRSIGAPWNIHGDHTDIMSLRDAGWILAMAESAQEAFDMTLQAFVVSEKVCIPVAIGIDAFTMSHTAEVVVVRETKLPDRKQNYRIHPETEVAVNAVTMGDARMKARYDLARDLESSAKVIDRTDTEFGGYGGMVERYRLDDADYAVVMAGGWSGDAKEAVDMLREENIRIGLLRLRFIRPFPEKELKNLPPRVLVVDRANTGIRGILGVEVSACGVDCKNVIAGIGGKNVGVTGFYSLFKKFVDGRIGDVEWLL comes from the coding sequence GTGAAAAAACTGCTCACAAGTAACGAAGCGATTGCCGAAGCGGTGAGAATAGCCAGCCCTGATATCATAGCTGCCTATCCGATAACGCCTCAATCACCCATTGTCGAGAAGCTGGCCGAAATGGTGGATAGCGGTGTCCTGGATTCCACCTTTGTAAGAGTGGAGTCAGAGCACTCAGCAATGGCAGTTATACACGGTGCCGCCACCGCCGGAGCCAGAGTCTTCACCGCCACCTCAAGCCACGGTCTTGCGTACATGTTCGAGATGTGCTGGTGGATTGCAGGCTCCCGTTTGCCAGCGGTGATGGCAATAGCAACAAGATCCATCGGTGCCCCATGGAACATCCACGGCGATCACACAGACATAATGTCCCTCAGGGATGCTGGCTGGATACTTGCCATGGCTGAAAGTGCGCAGGAGGCATTTGACATGACTCTCCAGGCGTTCGTAGTGAGTGAGAAGGTCTGCATTCCGGTTGCCATCGGAATTGACGCTTTTACGATGAGCCATACGGCGGAAGTGGTGGTGGTGAGAGAGACAAAACTTCCGGACAGAAAACAGAATTACAGAATACATCCCGAAACGGAGGTTGCAGTAAATGCAGTTACAATGGGTGATGCCAGAATGAAGGCCCGATATGACCTGGCCAGAGATCTTGAAAGCTCAGCAAAGGTTATAGACAGGACTGACACAGAATTTGGCGGATACGGTGGCATGGTTGAAAGATACAGACTTGATGATGCGGACTACGCAGTGGTTATGGCAGGAGGATGGAGCGGTGATGCAAAGGAAGCAGTAGACATGCTGCGAGAAGAGAACATTAGAATTGGCCTGCTGAGGCTCAGATTCATAAGACCTTTCCCGGAAAAAGAGCTGAAAAACCTTCCACCCAGAGTTCTCGTGGTCGATAGGGCAAATACAGGGATCAGGGGTATACTGGGCGTTGAGGTTTCTGCATGCGGGGTTGATTGCAAAAACGTTATCGCTGGAATTGGAGGAAAAAATGTCGGAGTTACCGGCTTTTACAGCCTCTTCAAAAAATTTGTTGATGGTAGAATAGGTGATGTGGAGTGGTTGCTGTGA
- a CDS encoding thiamine pyrophosphate-dependent enzyme, with product MVAVILPGNASCQGCPISMAMRCLDEIENPVLVIPAGCSTVIAGIHPNSAMKCPVVHSPFTAAPSVACGLSEAYKRMGVRANVIAWMGDGAVDISFSALSASAARKDDYITIVVDNEAYMNTGTQASLSTFWKARTTTSPAGKTEERRNIALLMLAHRIEYAATASVGYLRDLKRKFRKAGEMRGFRFIHVHAPCPPGWRFPSEKTVEVARKAVMSGAWILWEYDGEFRLSKEGERYALKENRIPLREYLKQGRFSHLDDKEIEELEKKIDEEWKTILKLF from the coding sequence GTGGTTGCTGTGATTCTACCCGGAAACGCAAGCTGTCAGGGCTGTCCGATATCCATGGCAATGCGATGCCTTGATGAGATTGAGAACCCTGTTCTTGTCATACCGGCAGGCTGCTCAACGGTAATAGCAGGAATTCACCCAAACTCTGCCATGAAGTGTCCTGTGGTGCATTCGCCATTTACCGCTGCACCATCTGTGGCGTGTGGATTGAGTGAGGCGTACAAAAGGATGGGTGTCAGAGCAAACGTCATCGCCTGGATGGGTGATGGAGCAGTGGACATAAGCTTCTCCGCTCTGAGTGCATCGGCTGCAAGAAAAGATGACTACATCACAATTGTTGTGGATAATGAGGCCTACATGAACACGGGAACTCAGGCGAGTCTGAGCACATTCTGGAAGGCGAGGACAACAACAAGTCCGGCCGGAAAAACAGAGGAAAGGAGAAATATCGCTCTCCTGATGCTTGCACACAGGATTGAGTACGCAGCGACCGCCAGCGTTGGATATCTGAGAGATCTTAAGAGAAAATTCAGAAAGGCTGGGGAGATGAGGGGGTTTAGGTTCATTCACGTTCACGCACCTTGCCCCCCTGGATGGAGATTTCCAAGCGAAAAGACTGTTGAGGTTGCCAGAAAAGCCGTTATGAGCGGTGCTTGGATTCTATGGGAGTATGATGGAGAGTTCAGACTTTCCAAGGAAGGGGAAAGATACGCTCTGAAGGAGAACAGAATCCCGCTAAGGGAGTATCTGAAGCAGGGGAGGTTTTCCCATCTTGACGACAAAGAAATAGAGGAGCTGGAAAAAAAGATTGACGAGGAGTGGAAAACGATACTTAAACTCTTCTGA
- a CDS encoding SAM-dependent methyltransferase — protein MRDKQDYYYWKAKKEGYRSRAAYKLLQMNRTFKLIKEGDIVLDLGATPGGWSQVAVELGAEVVAVDLNPMPPLEHVVFIKGDITSQQTLQKIREVSETYDVVISDASPKITGKWTLDHLRSVDLARASFRIAREVLKSGGNFVVKIFQGEEIQGYFNEVKPYFRFKKFHSPKASRKRSAEIYFIGKRFRRV, from the coding sequence ATGAGGGACAAGCAGGATTATTACTACTGGAAAGCAAAGAAGGAAGGTTACAGAAGCAGAGCGGCTTACAAACTTTTGCAGATGAACAGAACATTTAAACTTATCAAAGAGGGGGATATCGTTCTTGATCTCGGTGCTACGCCTGGTGGCTGGAGTCAGGTTGCGGTTGAGCTGGGGGCGGAGGTTGTGGCGGTAGACCTGAATCCAATGCCGCCTCTCGAGCATGTGGTCTTTATAAAGGGAGACATCACCTCTCAGCAGACACTCCAGAAAATCAGGGAGGTTTCTGAAACATACGATGTTGTTATAAGCGATGCATCTCCAAAAATAACCGGGAAGTGGACGTTGGATCACCTGAGATCGGTAGATCTTGCCAGAGCAAGCTTTAGAATTGCCAGAGAAGTCCTGAAATCCGGTGGGAATTTCGTTGTCAAGATATTTCAGGGTGAGGAAATACAGGGTTACTTTAACGAGGTGAAACCGTACTTCCGTTTTAAAAAGTTTCACAGTCCGAAAGCATCAAGAAAAAGAAGTGCGGAGATTTACTTCATAGGAAAAAGGTTCAGAAGAGTTTAA
- a CDS encoding secondary thiamine-phosphate synthase enzyme YjbQ: MEVIEVKTGRREEIVDITSMVENSLNVEEGLALIYSPHTTTSIIINEAESGLLEDIISQIGKLVPYRAGYRHDRIDSNADAHIKASIFGNSAVVPVKNGRLVLGTWQRILFVEFDGPRNRKVFVKVI; this comes from the coding sequence ATGGAAGTAATTGAGGTGAAGACTGGCAGGAGGGAAGAGATTGTGGATATAACCAGCATGGTTGAAAACAGTCTGAATGTGGAGGAAGGTCTTGCGTTAATATACTCACCCCACACCACGACCTCGATTATCATAAATGAGGCTGAATCAGGTTTGCTCGAGGACATTATCAGCCAGATTGGAAAGCTCGTACCATACAGGGCAGGATACCGGCATGACAGAATAGACAGCAATGCTGATGCACATATCAAAGCCAGTATTTTCGGAAATTCCGCTGTGGTTCCCGTGAAAAATGGAAGACTGGTTCTTGGAACCTGGCAGAGGATACTCTTTGTCGAGTTTGACGGTCCCAGAAACAGGAAAGTATTCGTGAAGGTAATATGA